A single window of Nocardioides baekrokdamisoli DNA harbors:
- a CDS encoding SixA phosphatase family protein, with protein MTSHTLILIRHAKAEAAAPTDHARRLSERGHTDAGEAGEWLSHQDVEPDSALVSDAARTSETWEDIAAAADWDLDAAEYVGDLYAAGPHRMLELVQETSEDIRVLAVVGHNPTISALAEFLDDGKQDEAASADVAAGFPTSGLAILEFEGKWEDLDEAGASVIGFHVGRG; from the coding sequence ATGACCAGTCACACTCTCATCCTGATCCGGCACGCCAAGGCTGAAGCGGCCGCGCCGACCGATCACGCGCGGCGGCTCTCCGAGCGCGGCCACACGGACGCCGGCGAGGCCGGCGAGTGGTTGAGCCACCAGGACGTCGAGCCCGACTCGGCCCTCGTCTCGGACGCGGCGCGTACGAGCGAGACCTGGGAGGACATCGCCGCCGCGGCGGATTGGGACCTTGATGCCGCCGAGTACGTAGGCGACCTGTATGCCGCCGGCCCCCATCGGATGCTCGAACTGGTCCAGGAGACCTCCGAGGACATCCGGGTCCTGGCCGTGGTCGGGCACAACCCGACGATCAGTGCGCTGGCCGAGTTCCTCGATGACGGGAAGCAGGACGAGGCCGCCTCCGCCGATGTCGCTGCGGGCTTCCCCACCTCGGGGCTCGCGATCCTCGAGTTCGAGGGCAAGTGGGAGGACCTCGATGAGGCCGGGGCGTCTGTCATCGGGTTCCACGTCGGGCGCGGCTGA
- a CDS encoding acyltransferase family protein yields METSATRLHSLTGLRFVAALVVVLFHVYVHTTGSVHAAIGPISRAGFVGVLFFFVLSGYLLTWGARRGVWDFYRRRFARIYPAFIASLIFGTGVLFVLGRQPGITSLLNLVLLQSWSPHQLSVNVINEPGWSLSAEAFFYALFPAAIVWVRRGSRRTLVAASMLSWVAVAVAGYLGHWSLLDDQTQEFLGRLPLLLGGAFLVGMIAARAQHEGWAPKISLRAAVASAGALYLLCCWEPMAPSANLILLPALVAVVIAAAQADLNGARSIWRTPTMLKLGAESYCLYLFHWPVLDLLARRPLALPSIWVAVLVLPIAMSLAHLVHRTVEQPAERWLRPGHDLSAADVG; encoded by the coding sequence GTGGAAACGAGTGCGACGCGCCTTCACAGCCTGACCGGGCTGCGGTTCGTTGCAGCGCTCGTGGTGGTGCTGTTCCACGTCTACGTCCACACGACGGGCTCTGTGCATGCGGCCATCGGGCCGATCAGCCGCGCCGGATTCGTCGGCGTCCTGTTCTTCTTCGTTCTCAGCGGCTACCTGCTGACCTGGGGCGCGAGGCGCGGTGTCTGGGACTTCTACCGTCGTCGCTTCGCGCGGATCTACCCGGCCTTCATCGCATCGCTGATCTTCGGGACTGGTGTCCTCTTCGTCCTCGGCAGGCAGCCCGGCATCACGAGCCTCCTCAACCTGGTGCTTCTGCAGTCGTGGTCGCCACATCAGCTGTCGGTGAACGTGATCAACGAGCCGGGCTGGTCGCTCTCCGCCGAAGCGTTCTTCTACGCGTTGTTCCCGGCCGCGATCGTGTGGGTGCGTCGCGGGAGCCGTCGTACGTTGGTCGCCGCGAGCATGTTGTCGTGGGTGGCGGTTGCAGTGGCTGGATACCTCGGTCACTGGTCGCTTCTGGATGATCAGACACAGGAGTTTCTCGGGCGTCTGCCCCTCCTGCTCGGCGGCGCATTCCTGGTCGGGATGATTGCCGCTCGGGCGCAGCACGAAGGTTGGGCGCCGAAGATCTCGCTGCGTGCTGCGGTGGCCTCTGCCGGTGCGCTCTACCTACTGTGTTGTTGGGAGCCGATGGCGCCGAGTGCCAACCTCATCCTGCTGCCCGCTCTCGTTGCTGTCGTGATCGCCGCCGCACAGGCGGACCTCAACGGTGCTCGGTCGATCTGGCGAACTCCCACGATGCTGAAGCTCGGGGCTGAGTCGTACTGCCTCTATCTGTTCCACTGGCCGGTCCTCGACCTCCTCGCGCGGAGGCCGCTCGCCCTGCCGTCCATCTGGGTCGCCGTACTCGTGTTGCCGATTGCAATGTCGTTGGCACACCTGGTGCACCGAACGGTCGAACAGCCGGCGGAACGATGGCTACGTCCGGGACATGATCTGAGTGCCGCTGACGTGGGTTGA
- a CDS encoding dodecin — protein MSNRTYGISEVVGTSPISSDDAIRNAVARASKTLRHVDWFEVIGVRGQIKDGGVEHFQVTIKVGFRLEDE, from the coding sequence ATGAGCAACCGCACGTACGGCATCAGCGAGGTCGTGGGCACGTCCCCGATCAGCAGCGACGACGCAATCAGGAACGCGGTCGCCCGCGCGTCCAAGACCCTCCGTCACGTCGACTGGTTCGAGGTCATCGGCGTACGCGGTCAGATCAAGGACGGCGGAGTCGAGCACTTCCAGGTCACGATCAAGGTCGGCTTTCGGCTCGAGGACGAATGA
- a CDS encoding nuclear transport factor 2 family protein, with amino-acid sequence MDLAELSDRQEITDLITAYTRAVDQSKWDDLRNVFTDDAVLDYSSPGGPVGSLDEAIPFIRNLEGFSAWQHLIAQVSIELHGDKARATAYFFNPMTAPGPNDMTSVWLVGGYYHHQLVRTADGWRSRHMIDEIVWSK; translated from the coding sequence ATGGACCTCGCCGAGCTCAGCGACCGCCAAGAGATCACGGACCTGATCACTGCGTACACACGTGCAGTGGACCAAAGCAAGTGGGACGACCTGCGGAATGTGTTCACCGACGATGCAGTCCTGGACTACTCCTCCCCCGGCGGGCCCGTTGGATCACTCGATGAGGCCATCCCGTTCATCAGGAATCTCGAGGGCTTCAGTGCCTGGCAGCACCTCATCGCCCAGGTCTCGATCGAACTCCATGGCGACAAAGCGCGTGCGACCGCGTACTTCTTCAATCCGATGACCGCTCCCGGCCCGAACGACATGACATCGGTCTGGCTCGTCGGTGGCTACTACCACCACCAGCTCGTACGCACAGCGGATGGCTGGCGCTCGCGCCACATGATCGATGAGATCGTCTGGTCGAAGTAG
- the moaA gene encoding GTP 3',8-cyclase MoaA, with protein MLALADRFGRVATDLRVSVTDRCNLRCTYCMPAEGLAWLPSPSLLSDDEIVRLVTIGVRDLGITSVRFTGGEPLIRPGLLGIVAAVRAFSADVELSITTNGLGLARLAVPLADAGLNRVNVSLDTIRPETYVDLTRRDRLHDVIEGLEAASAAGLGPVKVNAVLMRGVNDDQAPELLAWALERGYELRFIEHMPLDAQHGWDRSTMVTAAQIRESLSSRFSLTPADVLRDGAPAELFDVDGGPGRVGVIASVTQPFCSDCDRVRLTADGQLRDCLFATEESDLRTALRRGDTDAELAQRWVDGVAGKRRAHGIDRDDFVQPDRPMSAIGG; from the coding sequence ATGCTGGCGTTGGCGGATCGATTCGGGCGGGTGGCGACCGACCTGCGCGTGTCCGTCACGGATCGTTGCAACCTGCGGTGCACGTACTGCATGCCTGCCGAAGGCCTGGCCTGGCTTCCGTCGCCGAGTCTTCTGAGCGACGACGAGATCGTGCGTCTGGTGACGATCGGGGTGCGCGATCTGGGGATCACCTCGGTGCGTTTCACCGGTGGCGAGCCGCTGATCCGCCCGGGGCTGCTGGGGATCGTGGCTGCGGTACGCGCGTTCTCGGCTGATGTCGAGCTCTCGATCACCACCAACGGCCTCGGACTGGCGCGGCTTGCTGTGCCGCTCGCTGACGCCGGCCTCAACCGGGTCAACGTCTCACTGGACACGATCCGGCCGGAGACGTACGTCGATCTCACCCGGCGCGACCGGCTGCACGATGTGATCGAGGGCCTCGAGGCCGCGTCGGCCGCAGGGCTCGGACCGGTCAAGGTGAACGCGGTCCTGATGCGGGGTGTGAATGACGATCAGGCGCCCGAGCTGCTGGCCTGGGCGCTGGAGCGCGGATACGAGCTCCGCTTCATCGAGCACATGCCGCTCGATGCCCAGCACGGGTGGGATCGGTCGACGATGGTGACTGCCGCGCAGATCCGCGAGTCGCTCTCGTCGCGCTTCAGCCTCACCCCGGCAGACGTCCTGCGCGACGGCGCGCCGGCCGAGCTGTTCGACGTGGACGGTGGACCGGGCCGGGTGGGTGTGATCGCGTCGGTCACGCAGCCCTTCTGCAGCGATTGCGACCGCGTACGCCTCACGGCCGACGGTCAGTTGCGGGACTGTCTGTTCGCGACTGAGGAGTCGGACCTGCGTACGGCTCTGCGTCGTGGCGACACCGACGCGGAACTCGCTCAGCGTTGGGTCGACGGGGTGGCCGGCAAGCGCCGCGCGCATGGCATCGATCGGGACGACTTCGTCCAGCCCGACCGCCCGATGTCCGCCATCGGCGGCTGA
- a CDS encoding ABC transporter ATP-binding protein: MAAVLEFKDVSVRRDGTALLDSVNWSVEEDERWVILGRNGAGKTTLLQLSSGLMHPSSGAVSILGESLGRTDVSELRTRIGLTSAALAELIPGNECVRDVVVTASYGVMGRWREEYDELDHERSDSLLQEIGIRHLGDRLFGTLSEGERKRVQIARALMTDPELLLLDEPAAGLDLGGREDLVSTLSTLAYDPDSPATVLVSHHVEEIPPGFTHGLMLRGGQAIAQGLLHEVMTVENLSATFGLPLVVERTDDGRYAARRRTHRA, from the coding sequence ATGGCCGCGGTGCTCGAGTTCAAGGACGTCTCGGTCCGCCGTGACGGCACCGCGTTGCTCGACTCGGTCAACTGGTCCGTCGAGGAGGACGAGCGGTGGGTGATCCTCGGCCGCAACGGAGCGGGCAAGACCACGCTCCTTCAGTTGTCGTCCGGACTGATGCACCCGTCCTCGGGTGCCGTGAGCATCCTGGGCGAGTCGCTCGGGCGTACGGACGTCTCTGAACTGCGTACCCGGATCGGCCTGACGTCAGCTGCCCTGGCTGAGCTGATCCCCGGCAACGAGTGCGTACGCGACGTCGTCGTGACCGCCTCCTACGGGGTCATGGGCCGCTGGCGTGAGGAGTACGACGAGCTCGATCACGAACGGTCGGACTCACTGCTGCAGGAGATCGGCATCCGGCACCTGGGTGATCGACTCTTCGGCACCCTGTCGGAGGGTGAGCGGAAGCGCGTCCAGATCGCGCGAGCGCTGATGACGGACCCTGAGCTGCTCCTCCTGGACGAACCAGCTGCGGGCCTCGACCTCGGCGGCCGGGAGGACCTGGTCTCCACGCTGTCGACGCTGGCGTACGACCCGGACAGCCCGGCGACGGTGCTGGTCAGCCATCACGTCGAGGAAATCCCTCCCGGCTTCACCCACGGGTTGATGCTGCGCGGGGGACAGGCGATCGCCCAAGGGCTGTTGCACGAGGTGATGACCGTGGAGAACCTCAGCGCGACGTTCGGTCTGCCGCTGGTGGTCGAGCGCACCGACGACGGCCGCTACGCGGCTCGCAGGCGTACGCACCGCGCCTGA
- a CDS encoding DUF3099 domain-containing protein gives MSKRTAPIRITTAPQSRQDEMAGRQRKYAISMTIRTLCFIGCVVAAYNHVTWLWITLLAASLFLPYVAVVMANAVNSKGEDFTLDDSPYGRPELRGGRPPR, from the coding sequence GTGAGCAAGCGAACGGCGCCGATCCGGATCACCACGGCCCCGCAGTCTCGTCAGGACGAAATGGCTGGACGCCAACGCAAATACGCCATCTCGATGACCATCCGCACCCTGTGCTTCATCGGGTGCGTCGTCGCGGCGTACAACCATGTGACCTGGCTCTGGATCACGCTGCTCGCCGCATCGCTCTTCCTGCCGTACGTCGCCGTGGTGATGGCCAACGCCGTCAACAGCAAGGGCGAGGACTTCACCCTCGACGACAGCCCGTACGGGCGACCCGAGCTCCGTGGCGGTCGACCGCCACGCTGA
- a CDS encoding SURF1 family cytochrome oxidase biogenesis protein produces the protein MRSFRFLLSRRWALFAVAVALSAYACWLLGQWQFGRLHTRQANNAIVRINEHAPTASVAEVMKPITSTSTGPTVSNSNQWRHVTATGTYDTSHMIIWRYLTNDRSQSGVDMVVPLMTATGIVLVNRGWVGSEDSINLPTPAPVVPSGVVTVTGWLQQDGTGPSTAVNQVNGGANTRAISSTAVQAAMGKDWPVPVYGGWVALQSEKTAADNAPHAAPGMTPADYPTLDDGPHFFYGLQWYFFGILALFGFGYLAYEERRTEIDPEFAATMDARRRAHLERNAKKKAVKDAYKKAYADAGEK, from the coding sequence GTGCGCTCGTTCCGGTTCCTGCTGTCCCGACGCTGGGCGCTCTTCGCGGTCGCCGTCGCCCTGAGCGCGTACGCGTGCTGGCTGCTCGGTCAGTGGCAGTTCGGGCGGCTGCACACCCGTCAGGCCAACAACGCAATCGTCCGCATCAACGAACACGCTCCGACCGCCTCCGTCGCCGAGGTGATGAAGCCGATCACGTCGACGTCCACCGGCCCCACGGTCAGCAACAGCAACCAGTGGCGTCACGTCACGGCCACTGGCACGTACGACACCAGCCACATGATCATCTGGCGCTACCTCACGAACGACCGTTCGCAGTCGGGCGTGGACATGGTGGTCCCGCTCATGACCGCCACCGGGATCGTGCTCGTCAACCGCGGCTGGGTGGGTTCTGAGGACTCCATCAACCTGCCCACGCCCGCCCCCGTCGTGCCATCGGGCGTCGTCACCGTGACCGGGTGGCTCCAGCAGGACGGCACCGGTCCGTCGACCGCCGTCAACCAGGTCAACGGCGGGGCCAACACACGAGCGATCTCGAGCACGGCGGTCCAGGCCGCGATGGGCAAGGACTGGCCGGTGCCGGTCTACGGCGGTTGGGTCGCGCTCCAGTCGGAGAAGACCGCCGCCGACAACGCTCCTCACGCAGCGCCGGGGATGACCCCGGCGGACTATCCGACTCTCGATGACGGCCCGCACTTCTTCTACGGTCTGCAGTGGTACTTCTTCGGCATCCTCGCCCTCTTCGGATTCGGGTACCTCGCGTACGAGGAGCGCCGGACCGAGATCGACCCGGAGTTCGCGGCGACGATGGACGCACGCCGACGCGCTCATCTGGAACGCAACGCCAAGAAGAAGGCCGTCAAGGACGCGTACAAGAAGGCGTATGCCGACGCTGGCGAGAAGTAG
- the serB gene encoding phosphoserine phosphatase SerB: MSDLTSTLLITLTGRDRPGVTSSTLATLATAGVDVVDLEQIVLRGRLVLGLLVTAPEDDSHLRAALEETARRLDMTIELEEGSNGLPSQRRHRSRVTVIGTPLTADAMAQITTGIAEAGANIDRIIRLAAYPVTAFDLHVSGADKAALREALALIASDAGVDISVQSATLHTRGQRLIVMDVDSTLIDGEVIEMIAAHAGCEPEVAEITERAMRGELDFEQSLRERVKLLAGVPASALDDVYDQISLNPGARTMVRTLRRLGYRFAIVSGGFSQITDRLAAELGIHFARANELEIVDGKLTGNVLGKVVDRAGKAEALREYAAELGLPLTSTIAIGDGANDLDMLAAAGLGVAYNAKPAVRSAAETAINVPYLDTIMYLLGFTREEIEAADADEGFVTPSPAV, from the coding sequence ATGAGTGACCTGACCAGCACCCTCCTGATCACCCTGACCGGCCGCGACCGACCGGGCGTGACGTCGTCGACGCTGGCGACCCTCGCCACCGCGGGCGTCGACGTGGTCGATCTGGAACAGATCGTGCTCCGCGGGCGACTCGTGCTGGGCCTGCTGGTGACTGCCCCCGAGGACGACAGCCACCTCCGCGCTGCGCTGGAGGAGACGGCGCGCCGCCTCGACATGACGATCGAGCTCGAGGAGGGCAGCAACGGTCTGCCCAGCCAGCGTCGGCACCGCAGCCGTGTCACGGTGATCGGTACGCCGCTCACCGCTGACGCCATGGCTCAGATCACCACCGGCATCGCCGAAGCCGGCGCCAACATCGACCGGATCATCCGCCTCGCGGCGTACCCGGTCACTGCGTTCGACCTGCACGTCTCAGGCGCCGACAAGGCCGCCCTGCGCGAGGCGCTCGCCCTGATCGCCTCGGACGCCGGTGTCGACATCTCGGTGCAGTCCGCCACGCTGCACACCCGTGGTCAGCGGCTGATCGTGATGGACGTCGACTCGACCCTGATCGACGGCGAAGTCATCGAGATGATCGCCGCTCACGCCGGCTGCGAGCCGGAAGTCGCAGAGATCACGGAACGTGCCATGCGTGGCGAGCTCGATTTCGAACAGTCGCTGCGCGAGCGGGTCAAGCTTCTCGCCGGCGTACCGGCCAGTGCGCTCGATGACGTCTACGACCAGATCTCGCTCAACCCGGGTGCCCGCACGATGGTGCGTACGCTGCGCCGCCTCGGCTACCGGTTCGCGATCGTGTCCGGTGGCTTCTCGCAGATCACCGACCGACTCGCTGCGGAGCTGGGGATTCACTTCGCGAGGGCGAACGAACTCGAGATCGTCGACGGGAAGCTCACCGGCAACGTGCTCGGCAAGGTCGTCGACCGGGCCGGCAAGGCGGAGGCGCTGCGTGAGTACGCGGCCGAGCTCGGTCTCCCGTTGACCTCGACCATTGCCATCGGCGACGGCGCGAACGACCTCGACATGCTCGCCGCCGCAGGCCTGGGCGTGGCCTACAACGCCAAGCCGGCCGTACGTAGCGCCGCGGAGACCGCCATCAACGTGCCGTACCTCGACACGATCATGTATCTGCTGGGGTTCACCCGCGAGGAGATCGAGGCCGCCGACGCCGACGAAGGGTTTGTGACCCCTAGTCCCGCCGTCTGA